A part of Cannabis sativa cultivar Pink pepper isolate KNU-18-1 chromosome 6, ASM2916894v1, whole genome shotgun sequence genomic DNA contains:
- the LOC115694897 gene encoding (R)-mandelonitrile lyase 1-like, with the protein MTLLVSLSLLLIIFTIFLDQLHVHASDYDFSYMKSVYNATDMPPLEEYDYIVIGGGTAGCPLAATLSEKYSVLVLERGNIPNAYPNVLKASGFLANLQQQDNINGDTPAQRFTSEDGVENVRGRVLGGTSMINAGFYSRADSEFLSKSGVEWDYEEVEKAYEWVEESIVFPSSNLSVWQSVVKEAFLEVGVGPDNGVTLEHKVGAKQSGSIFDDMGRRHGAVELLNKGDLKNLRIAVHATVKKIMFSSTMSKPAAVGVVYTDARGMFHKAIIRNKGEVILSAGPLGSPQILLLSGIGPHSDLSSQFIPILLPQPNVGKFMADNPRNNINLIIPFPFDTSTAQVVGITTDYYIETVSYSLPFAPISLPFSFYSTPLSPPQLSLASIVEKIVGPLSQGSLWLASAIDAEATPRVRFNYFSDPTDLSRCVRATRKIGDLLKSRSLDRFKYTDYNGARDFMFLGAPVPANHTDDSSMEAFCRNSVTSFWHYHGGCVVGKVVDGDFKVFGIDSLRVVDSSTFNASPGTNPQATIMMIGRYVGLKMLNERSRS; encoded by the exons ATGACGCTATTAGTTTCTCTATCTCTTCTTCTAATCATTTTCACAATATTTCTTGACCAATTGCATGTACATGCATCTGATTATG ATTTTAGTTACATGAAATCGGTATACAATGCAACTGACATGCCACCATTAGAAGAATACGACTACATCGTGATTGGAGGAGGGACAGCGGGGTGTCCATTGGCCGCGACTCTATCAGAAAAGTACTCAGTTCTTGTCCTCGAAAGAGGCAACATTCCTAATGCTTACCCTAATGTCTTGAAAGCCTCAGGCTTTCTAGCTAATCTCCAACAACAAGACAATATTAATGGCGATACGCCAGCTCAAAGGTTCACTTCAGAGGATGGCGTTGAAAATGTCAGAGGTAGGGTTTTGGGAGGGACAAGCATGATAAACGCGGGATTCTATTCTAGAGCCGATAGTGAATTTCTTTCGAAATCCGGTGTGGAATGGGATTATGAAGAGGTTGAGAAAGCTTATGAGTGGGTGGAAGAGAGTATAGTTTTTCCGAGTTCGAATTTGTCAGTTTGGCAAAGTGTGGTGAAAGAAGCTTTTTTAGAAGTTGGTGTTGGTCCTGACAATGGAGTCACTTTAGAACATAAGGTTGGAGCTAAACAATCTGGTTCGATTTTTGATGATATGGGAAGAAGACATGGAGCTGTAGAGTTGCTTAATAAAGGAGACCTCAAAAATTTAAGAATTGCTGTTCATGCCACTGTCAAGAAGATTATGTTCTCCTCTACAATGTCAA AACCAGCTGCTGTGGGAGTTGTATACACAGATGCAAGAGGAATGTTTCACAAGGCAATAATACGCAACAAAGGAGAAGTAATACTAAGTGCAGGTCCACTCGGAAGCCCTCAAATTTTGCTACTTAGTGGAATTGGTCCACATTCAGACCTCTCATCACAATTTATTCCCATACTCTTACCCCAACCCAATGTTGGAAAATTCATGGCTGATAATCCACGTAACAACATTAATCTCATAATCCCATTTCCTTTCGATACTTCCACAGCCCAAGTTGTTGGAATCACTACTGATTATTACATAGAGACTGTCTCTTATAGCTTGCCATTTGCTCCAATTTCATTACCATTTAGCTTCTACTCCACCCCATTATCTCCACCACAATTGAGTCTAGCAAGCATTGTCGAAAAAATCGTGGGGCCCTTGTCCCAAGGTTCGCTCTGGTTGGCTTCAGCAATTGATGCTGAAGCCACACCACGTGttaggtttaattatttttctgatCCGACTGATCTCTCTCGTTGTGTTAGGGCAACGAGAAAGATAGGGGATTTGCTGAAGAGTCGGTCATTGGATCGATTTAAGTACACTGACTATAATGGAGCTAGGGATTTCATGTTCTTGGGGGCTCCTGTGCCGGCGAACCACACAGATGATTCGTCGATGGAAGCGTTTTGTCGAAACTCGGTTACTAGCTTTTGGCATTATCATGGGGGGTGTGTAGTGGGGAAGGTTGTGGATGGTGATTTCAAAGTGTTTGGGATAGATTCACTTCGTGTTGTAGATAGCTCAACTTTCAATGCCTCTCCAGGAACCAATCCTCAAGCCACAATAATGATGATTGGCCG ATATGTTGGACTTAAGATGCTGAATGAGAGAAGCCGATcatga